A window of the Syntrophothermus lipocalidus DSM 12680 genome harbors these coding sequences:
- a CDS encoding Spo0B domain-containing protein — protein MRKKKRGGGMKAEEVIWFLDCQRHDYLNHLQVISGLLELGQPARAREYLKEALRFIETERMLLKGHEPELGLFLYRFWQKVRAFEVDVKFVRIEETFEDQLSGENLVYDLDSIVEEIGRSFSGSLVEVSVLATDCLICLLASGRGKRLELTYDRGVAGVR, from the coding sequence TTGAGAAAGAAGAAGCGGGGTGGCGGAATGAAGGCCGAAGAGGTCATATGGTTCCTGGATTGTCAGCGCCATGATTATCTCAATCACCTTCAGGTTATAAGCGGGCTGCTAGAACTAGGACAACCGGCAAGAGCCCGGGAGTATTTGAAAGAGGCTTTACGATTCATCGAAACTGAGCGGATGTTGTTAAAGGGGCATGAACCGGAGCTCGGTCTTTTTCTCTACCGGTTTTGGCAGAAGGTTCGAGCCTTTGAAGTGGACGTAAAATTTGTCCGAATAGAAGAAACTTTCGAAGACCAGCTTTCTGGAGAAAACTTGGTCTATGATTTGGATTCAATTGTAGAAGAAATTGGTAGGTCTTTTTCGGGAAGTCTGGTGGAGGTTTCGGTATTGGCGACTGATTGCTTGATATGCTTGCTCGCTAGCGGTAGGGGGAAAAGGTTGGAGTTGACGTATGATAGGGGTGTTGCCGGTGTTCGTTGA
- a CDS encoding aldehyde ferredoxin oxidoreductase family protein yields the protein MLDGRYMRVLNIDLSSGKIDIEDREDLYEYLGGLGLATKLLEENLRYDLDPLAPEQPIILSIGLLSTIYPVVTKMVYMFRSPLTGNLGESYAGGRAALALRYAGYDAVVISGKAERPVYLVIGPQVVHIRKADPLWGTGVEEAGRYLRELEPGRGFRSTLRIGQAGEKLVKFAGVNVDTYRHFGRLGGGAVFGSKNLKAIVIHGDRHYPIPKEVFKNYKEVYQEIYEKVTETDLMEKYHDLGTPVNILRLNAMNALPTRNLQSSTFEYAEELSGEAFAQHNLVRQVACIGCPVGCIHLALHRHRFGEPQEWESTVMSYDHEPIFALGTFLGMTTRSDFLALLEKIEGYGLDAISTGVLLGWATEAFQQGLIDEHLLGTRLEFGYLDGYLTVVDNLVKRSNHLYRAMAEGTEFAARQYGGLDFAMTLGRHEMTGYHTGYGAAFGQAVGLRHSHLDNAGYSFDQSEDYEEGEWLVDSILEEEKLRCLTNCLIVCLFARKVYDVETITKAYRAIGLNVSQEQLVELGERIYAAKLRIKEKLGFDFRELRFPRRFFETPSLHGQLSEEKMLSLLDLFLKKVEKIKNKHNLERQPGQ from the coding sequence ATGCTGGATGGAAGATATATGCGGGTCTTAAACATCGACTTGAGTAGTGGAAAGATCGACATTGAGGACAGAGAAGACCTGTACGAATACCTGGGAGGATTAGGTCTTGCAACTAAACTCCTAGAAGAAAACCTGAGGTACGACCTGGACCCGCTGGCACCAGAACAACCCATCATACTGTCCATCGGGCTCTTGTCCACCATCTATCCTGTAGTTACCAAGATGGTCTATATGTTCAGGTCTCCTTTGACCGGCAATCTTGGTGAAAGCTATGCCGGAGGGAGAGCAGCCCTGGCCTTGCGGTATGCCGGCTATGACGCTGTGGTCATCAGTGGGAAAGCCGAGCGGCCGGTATACCTGGTCATAGGGCCACAAGTCGTTCACATCCGCAAAGCCGACCCCCTCTGGGGCACCGGGGTTGAAGAAGCAGGGAGGTACCTCCGTGAACTGGAGCCGGGGCGCGGTTTTCGGAGTACGCTGAGGATCGGTCAGGCAGGGGAAAAGCTGGTCAAGTTTGCCGGAGTCAATGTCGATACTTACAGACATTTCGGGAGGCTGGGAGGAGGCGCCGTTTTTGGCAGCAAGAATCTCAAAGCCATAGTGATTCATGGCGACCGCCACTATCCGATTCCCAAGGAGGTTTTCAAGAACTACAAAGAAGTGTACCAGGAAATCTACGAGAAAGTAACTGAAACCGACCTCATGGAAAAATACCACGACTTAGGCACTCCGGTAAATATACTGCGTCTCAACGCCATGAATGCCCTGCCCACCCGCAACCTGCAGAGCAGCACTTTCGAGTATGCGGAGGAATTGTCGGGAGAAGCTTTTGCTCAACACAACCTGGTAAGGCAGGTGGCTTGTATAGGTTGTCCGGTCGGGTGCATACACTTGGCCTTACACCGACACCGCTTCGGAGAGCCCCAAGAGTGGGAATCGACGGTGATGAGTTATGACCATGAACCGATATTTGCCCTGGGTACTTTTCTCGGCATGACCACGAGAAGCGATTTCCTTGCTCTCTTGGAGAAAATAGAGGGATACGGGCTTGATGCCATTTCTACCGGAGTTCTTCTGGGCTGGGCGACCGAAGCCTTTCAGCAAGGTCTTATAGATGAGCACCTGCTCGGCACCCGCCTCGAATTCGGCTACCTAGACGGTTACCTCACGGTGGTGGATAACCTGGTCAAGAGATCCAACCACCTGTACCGGGCCATGGCTGAAGGAACAGAATTCGCAGCCAGGCAGTATGGCGGGCTTGACTTCGCCATGACCCTAGGAAGACATGAAATGACCGGTTACCATACGGGTTATGGAGCCGCGTTTGGGCAGGCCGTTGGTCTGCGCCATTCTCATTTGGATAATGCCGGGTATTCTTTTGACCAGAGCGAGGACTATGAAGAAGGAGAATGGCTGGTAGATTCCATCCTTGAAGAAGAAAAACTCCGTTGCCTGACCAACTGCTTGATAGTCTGCCTCTTTGCCCGAAAAGTATACGATGTCGAAACCATCACCAAGGCTTACCGGGCTATTGGGCTCAATGTATCCCAGGAACAACTGGTCGAGCTGGGCGAAAGGATATACGCGGCCAAGCTTCGCATCAAAGAGAAACTGGGATTTGATTTCCGGGAATTGCGGTTTCCCAGACGCTTCTTCGAGACTCCCAGCCTGCACGGGCAGTTGAGTGAGGAAAAGATGCTGAGCCTGCTCGACCTGTTTCTGAAGAAGGTCGAAAAAATAAAGAACAAGCACAACCTCGAAAGACAGCCCGGGCAGTAA
- a CDS encoding NUDIX domain-containing protein has translation MTRVDVVTCFIEFEGKILLLRRSQAVGSYQQRWAGISGYIEPGNTPLAQAKLEIEEELGLDPEKLILVKQGEPIEVVDRELDRTWIVHPFRFRVSGELALKTNWEHAEYRWIAPQDIVSYDTVPQLDAAWESVK, from the coding sequence ATGACTAGAGTTGACGTGGTTACATGCTTTATCGAGTTTGAAGGAAAAATCCTGCTCTTGCGGCGGAGTCAGGCCGTCGGTTCATACCAGCAAAGATGGGCAGGCATCAGCGGTTACATTGAACCGGGCAACACTCCCCTGGCACAGGCCAAACTGGAAATCGAAGAAGAGCTCGGACTGGATCCGGAGAAGCTGATATTGGTAAAACAAGGTGAACCCATCGAGGTTGTTGACCGCGAACTGGATAGGACCTGGATAGTACATCCTTTTCGTTTTCGCGTTTCCGGTGAACTCGCATTGAAAACAAACTGGGAACACGCCGAATACCGATGGATAGCGCCCCAAGATATCGTCAGCTATGACACTGTACCCCAGCTAGATGCCGCCTGGGAGTCGGTGAAATGA
- the proB gene encoding glutamate 5-kinase — MERSDLARCERIVVKVGTSTLTHPTHQLNLMRMEVLVREMADIHNQGKELLLVSSGAIGLGVARLGLKEPPRTLPMKQAMAAVGQGTLVHMYEKLFSEYSKTVAQVLLTKDDFNERLRYLNSRNTLLTLLGLGVIPIINENDTVVVDEIKFGDNDTLSALVAGAVDADLLVILSDIDGLYDDDPRQNPKARRLPEVYEITDEMEKKSHRRGTKLASGGMYTKLLAAKIVMAAGIPMVVAHGAEKNVLRRIIAGEPLGTLFVPKESRMQARKRWIAFGSACQGKVYIDNGAKEAVLHRGKSLLPSGITGVEGIFERGNVISLVDLEGHEFARGITNYSAEEIKLIAGKKTSQIERILGHKDYDEVIHRNNLTVYEA; from the coding sequence GTGGAGCGAAGTGACCTGGCCAGGTGCGAGCGCATCGTGGTTAAGGTAGGGACCAGCACCTTGACTCATCCTACTCACCAGCTGAACCTAATGCGGATGGAAGTCCTGGTGAGGGAGATGGCGGACATACATAACCAGGGCAAAGAGCTGCTCTTGGTCAGCTCAGGAGCGATCGGGCTGGGGGTTGCAAGGCTAGGATTGAAAGAGCCCCCCCGTACCCTACCTATGAAACAGGCGATGGCGGCAGTAGGACAGGGTACATTAGTCCACATGTATGAAAAGCTGTTTTCGGAATACAGCAAAACCGTGGCCCAGGTCCTCTTGACTAAGGACGATTTCAATGAAAGACTGCGATACCTTAACAGCCGTAATACTCTACTCACCCTGCTGGGACTGGGGGTCATCCCGATCATAAACGAGAACGATACGGTGGTAGTGGACGAGATCAAGTTTGGGGACAACGACACCCTTTCGGCTTTGGTGGCAGGGGCGGTGGACGCTGATCTCCTAGTAATTCTTTCCGATATTGACGGGTTGTACGATGATGACCCTCGCCAAAACCCGAAGGCCAGGAGGTTACCTGAAGTGTACGAAATCACCGACGAGATGGAAAAAAAGTCCCACCGTCGCGGTACAAAACTCGCGAGCGGCGGGATGTACACCAAGCTCCTGGCAGCCAAGATCGTCATGGCAGCGGGGATACCCATGGTAGTGGCTCATGGAGCGGAAAAAAACGTGCTGCGCAGGATAATAGCAGGGGAACCTTTGGGGACTCTGTTCGTTCCCAAAGAGAGCCGGATGCAGGCGCGCAAGCGCTGGATCGCTTTCGGGAGTGCCTGTCAGGGAAAGGTTTATATCGATAACGGGGCAAAAGAAGCGGTCTTACACCGGGGAAAAAGCCTTTTGCCGAGTGGCATAACCGGCGTAGAGGGGATTTTCGAACGGGGCAACGTGATTTCCCTGGTAGACTTGGAAGGACACGAGTTTGCCCGGGGTATAACGAACTACTCAGCCGAAGAAATCAAGCTCATTGCCGGTAAGAAAACTTCGCAGATCGAGCGCATTCTCGGGCATAAAGATTACGACGAGGTTATCCACCGCAACAATCTGACCGTGTACGAGGCATAA
- a CDS encoding ribosomal-processing cysteine protease Prp: MVTVKLFRDSKGQITGFEVRGHAGFAPEGQDIVCAGVSMVAQTAVIGLIRHLSIRPRFEKERGFLICSLPAGLAGSEMEKAQVILTTLEEGLVALETSYPEYVRVVRQGGVNSVQD; this comes from the coding sequence ATGGTTACGGTCAAGCTGTTCCGGGATAGTAAAGGACAGATCACCGGCTTTGAGGTAAGAGGTCATGCGGGTTTTGCGCCGGAAGGACAGGACATAGTTTGTGCTGGGGTTTCCATGGTGGCGCAAACCGCGGTTATAGGGCTAATCCGCCATCTAAGTATCCGCCCCCGGTTTGAAAAGGAGCGCGGGTTCTTGATCTGCAGTCTGCCTGCCGGGTTAGCGGGTTCGGAAATGGAGAAGGCTCAGGTCATACTGACTACTCTGGAAGAAGGCCTGGTGGCCTTAGAGACCAGTTACCCCGAATATGTAAGGGTGGTAAGACAAGGAGGTGTTAACAGTGTTCAAGATTGA
- a CDS encoding 4Fe-4S dicluster domain-containing protein, giving the protein MAKLLTAPMMGKCIACYSCMLACAREVMKSFSPSVAAIQIRTRGGYQSKLTADICRGCRVPPCAEACSYSALVPRKGGGVRLIEKKCNGCGDCIKACPVEYIRMHPETNKPIMCIHCGICAKFCPHDVIRLEEVED; this is encoded by the coding sequence TTGGCCAAGCTTTTGACAGCCCCCATGATGGGCAAATGCATCGCCTGCTACTCGTGTATGTTGGCCTGTGCTCGTGAAGTAATGAAAAGCTTCAGCCCTTCCGTTGCAGCCATCCAGATTAGAACTCGGGGCGGGTACCAAAGTAAACTAACCGCCGACATCTGCAGGGGCTGTAGAGTCCCTCCCTGCGCTGAGGCTTGCTCATACAGTGCGCTCGTTCCCCGTAAAGGCGGTGGCGTTAGGTTAATCGAAAAAAAATGCAACGGGTGTGGGGACTGCATAAAGGCTTGCCCAGTAGAGTACATCCGGATGCATCCCGAAACCAACAAACCGATTATGTGCATTCACTGCGGAATATGTGCTAAGTTCTGCCCCCACGACGTGATCAGACTGGAAGAGGTGGAAGACTGA
- a CDS encoding Rne/Rng family ribonuclease: protein MSLDRHIIIEIYPWETRVGITEDGKLVEVFWENPESKVGKIYKGIVKDVVRGLSCAFVDLGFNRSAFLYTGENERFRNRGSVFSMLKKGQTVLVQVKKEAVAEKGARVTQDISIPGRHLVLLPNQEGVSVSRRITCDSRRRDLKRLLEEAKPQGVGVIARTNSAEAPNEEILAELRELLDLWERIKRSYESTRGPGVIYEDLGIIECSLREYLDVNTKAVLINHYEEKLRLEELLQDKHPDFAFLLRYEEGDLFDKYGLEKELKHALGRRVWLRHGGYLVIDETEALTVIDVNSGKYTSNSEFEETALRTNLDAAAEIPRQLRLRRIGGIILIDFIDMKKPGHQEEVLNRLQQELSKDKAHTRVMGFTRLGILEMTRQKSRHRLRQLFTEGCRWCRSEGRLPAVGSVANEIRRKLVSMDYILANTILCQANPEVIRELSGDRNSMIYIEERLGKRIVLEEEPGYDVATYKLFSR from the coding sequence GTGAGCTTGGACAGGCATATTATTATTGAGATTTATCCCTGGGAGACCAGGGTCGGGATAACCGAGGATGGAAAACTGGTAGAGGTTTTCTGGGAAAACCCCGAGTCGAAAGTCGGCAAGATTTATAAAGGGATCGTGAAGGACGTGGTACGGGGGCTTTCCTGTGCTTTTGTTGACCTGGGGTTTAACCGAAGCGCTTTTTTGTACACAGGGGAAAACGAAAGGTTCAGAAACAGGGGCAGTGTTTTTTCTATGTTGAAAAAAGGTCAAACCGTCTTAGTGCAGGTAAAAAAAGAGGCGGTAGCCGAAAAAGGAGCCAGGGTCACCCAGGACATATCTATTCCGGGCAGGCATTTGGTCTTGCTGCCTAACCAGGAAGGGGTATCGGTTTCACGTAGGATCACGTGCGATAGCCGAAGGCGAGATTTGAAAAGGTTGCTTGAGGAAGCCAAACCTCAAGGAGTTGGAGTCATAGCCCGGACCAATTCGGCCGAGGCCCCTAACGAAGAGATATTAGCCGAATTGCGAGAACTGCTTGATTTGTGGGAAAGGATAAAGAGGAGTTACGAAAGCACTCGTGGTCCAGGAGTTATTTACGAGGACTTGGGAATCATCGAGTGCAGCCTGAGAGAATATCTGGATGTGAATACCAAGGCGGTCTTAATAAACCATTACGAAGAAAAACTTAGGCTGGAAGAACTGTTACAAGACAAACACCCGGACTTTGCTTTCTTGCTAAGGTATGAAGAGGGTGACCTTTTCGACAAATACGGGCTGGAAAAGGAGCTGAAACACGCTCTGGGGCGCAGGGTCTGGCTGCGCCATGGGGGTTACCTGGTGATAGATGAAACCGAGGCTTTGACCGTTATCGATGTTAACAGCGGCAAGTATACCAGTAATTCGGAGTTTGAGGAAACGGCTTTGAGAACCAACCTGGACGCGGCAGCAGAGATCCCGCGTCAACTTCGGTTGCGCCGAATCGGGGGAATTATCCTCATCGATTTCATAGACATGAAAAAGCCCGGACACCAAGAGGAGGTTTTGAACCGGCTGCAACAGGAACTGAGTAAAGACAAGGCCCACACCCGGGTTATGGGGTTTACCAGACTCGGGATACTGGAGATGACAAGACAGAAGTCCCGGCATCGGTTGCGCCAGTTGTTCACGGAAGGATGTCGCTGGTGCCGGAGCGAAGGCCGGTTGCCAGCCGTGGGTTCGGTCGCCAACGAGATCCGGCGCAAGCTGGTCAGCATGGATTACATACTGGCAAACACCATCCTGTGTCAGGCCAATCCCGAGGTTATTCGTGAGCTCTCAGGTGATAGGAACAGCATGATCTATATCGAAGAGCGGCTGGGCAAGAGAATCGTGTTGGAGGAAGAGCCCGGCTACGACGTGGCTACATATAAACTGTTCTCGCGGTAA
- a CDS encoding YkgJ family cysteine cluster protein, which translates to MKKKQRQSGRSHVIKRVIEDYLRACPVMKLSDGDACPCGSIRRYGDCCGPKGVEYRLLWANESGEPALIDSRTFREKATELLMYLDRPWVRGISSLSQGLRYLEGLYRRYDSFVALFERFVSCRRGCTACCYYLVGTSFLEAELIKRYAVRLLSQEQLDAIRVRVREQLAYYIRENQRPRDRQKDEELLAAYFQKRLPCPFLSAENDCMVYPVRPFTCRSHSAVSDPHACETGKGLDLLDVMGLTTSIATTLVEVSATFFGDEKWEHIGLWLAF; encoded by the coding sequence GTGAAGAAGAAACAAAGACAGAGTGGGAGAAGTCATGTTATAAAACGAGTAATAGAAGATTATCTGCGTGCCTGCCCAGTCATGAAGCTGAGTGACGGGGATGCTTGCCCTTGTGGCAGCATCCGGCGGTACGGCGACTGCTGTGGCCCCAAAGGGGTTGAATACCGCCTATTGTGGGCGAATGAAAGCGGGGAGCCCGCACTAATCGATTCCCGTACTTTCCGCGAAAAGGCTACAGAATTATTGATGTACTTGGATCGGCCGTGGGTGCGAGGTATAAGCTCTCTAAGTCAGGGGCTGCGTTACCTCGAGGGTCTCTATAGAAGATACGATTCTTTCGTTGCGTTGTTTGAACGCTTCGTATCGTGCCGGCGGGGTTGTACTGCCTGTTGCTACTACCTTGTGGGGACCAGTTTTTTAGAGGCGGAATTGATCAAGAGATATGCGGTTCGACTTTTGAGCCAGGAGCAACTGGACGCGATTCGGGTCAGGGTGCGGGAGCAGCTGGCATATTACATCAGAGAAAACCAAAGGCCGCGAGATCGCCAAAAGGATGAAGAATTGCTGGCGGCGTATTTTCAGAAAAGACTGCCTTGCCCGTTCCTGTCCGCCGAGAATGACTGTATGGTCTACCCGGTGAGACCGTTTACCTGCCGCTCCCATTCCGCTGTATCGGATCCACATGCCTGCGAGACGGGTAAGGGGCTTGACCTTCTGGATGTGATGGGGTTGACGACCTCAATTGCAACGACGTTAGTAGAAGTTTCTGCGACCTTTTTTGGAGACGAAAAGTGGGAACATATAGGTTTGTGGTTGGCGTTCTAA
- a CDS encoding initiation factor 2B-like protein, with translation MKRVLREIEDIRLDQVHGASELALKALQVLGSAALGSKARTAREFVEEINSYAHLLRSARPAMVAITNCVRCFEQFMKKTLAHCCDIEEARSGVLTAVERVTDAVVSARYRSIAHAAELIGDGAAVMTCSFSSTVIETFERAKEQGKIFKVSCLESSYGNHKYGELMAARLEQSGTAVEVMPDREIDDMLTGIDMVLIGSDVILLDGSVVNGYPSLSAARAAARAPFPVPVYCIGDWTKLHPSSQPPVYDPGLDLIPSAFIRGIVTENGIVAPSGLSIYLHGLSC, from the coding sequence ATGAAACGCGTTTTGCGGGAGATCGAAGATATACGACTCGACCAGGTGCACGGAGCCAGCGAGCTGGCTCTAAAGGCCCTGCAGGTACTGGGCTCGGCTGCTCTCGGCAGCAAAGCTAGAACGGCACGGGAATTCGTTGAAGAAATAAATTCTTATGCCCACCTTTTGCGATCAGCCAGGCCAGCCATGGTAGCCATAACCAACTGCGTCCGCTGCTTTGAGCAATTTATGAAAAAAACCCTTGCCCACTGTTGCGACATTGAAGAAGCACGCTCCGGGGTTTTGACAGCGGTAGAACGGGTTACCGATGCCGTCGTTTCCGCTCGTTATCGCTCGATCGCTCATGCAGCTGAACTCATCGGAGACGGAGCCGCGGTTATGACATGCAGTTTCAGTTCTACGGTAATCGAAACCTTTGAGAGAGCCAAAGAGCAGGGCAAAATCTTCAAGGTTTCCTGTCTGGAATCCTCTTACGGTAACCACAAATACGGCGAGCTAATGGCTGCCCGACTTGAGCAGTCGGGAACAGCCGTTGAGGTCATGCCCGACCGCGAAATAGATGACATGCTTACAGGTATCGATATGGTGTTGATAGGTTCTGATGTCATCCTTCTTGATGGCTCAGTGGTCAACGGCTATCCCAGCCTGTCGGCGGCCAGAGCTGCCGCCCGTGCCCCGTTTCCAGTCCCCGTCTACTGCATCGGTGATTGGACCAAGTTGCACCCTTCAAGCCAGCCGCCTGTTTATGACCCGGGCCTAGACCTGATTCCCTCCGCCTTCATCCGTGGCATAGTAACTGAAAACGGTATTGTTGCCCCTTCCGGGCTATCCATCTACCTGCATGGCCTTTCCTGTTAA
- the obgE gene encoding GTPase ObgE yields the protein MFVDQAKIYVKAGDGGNGAVAFRREKYVPMGGPAGGDGGRGGNVVLVADEGLSTLMDFKYKRHYKAARGEHGQGKNMHGRGGEDLLIRVPCGTVVKDADSGEVIADLTEPGQSAIVARGGRGGRGNARFASPTRRAPSFAEKGEPGEEKWLVLELKLLADVGLVGFPNAGKSTLISRLSAARPKIADYPFTTLVPNLGVVRMPDGDGFVIADIPGLIEGAHQGAGLGHEFLRHIERTRVLVFVLDVAETEGRDVCDDFRVLLHELQQYNLGLASRPRILAANKMDIEAAPDKLEKLRQSFPEEEIFPISAVTGEGIEPLLQRLYHLVRVTPLREPQEKERVIHRFYEEKPFHIEVVDGVFVVTGDRIEKLVAMTDLNNEEALERFQRVVERMGLEEALRDKGIKPGDLVRIRDFEFEYVE from the coding sequence GTGTTCGTTGACCAGGCCAAGATCTATGTCAAAGCTGGTGACGGCGGAAACGGGGCAGTAGCTTTTCGCAGGGAGAAGTATGTGCCCATGGGCGGTCCAGCTGGCGGTGACGGTGGCCGAGGCGGAAACGTGGTCCTAGTAGCCGATGAGGGCCTGTCGACTTTAATGGATTTTAAGTACAAACGCCACTACAAAGCAGCTAGAGGGGAGCACGGCCAGGGCAAGAACATGCATGGCCGCGGCGGTGAAGACCTTTTAATCCGGGTGCCGTGTGGCACTGTAGTCAAAGATGCCGACAGTGGGGAGGTCATAGCCGATCTGACCGAACCCGGGCAATCGGCAATCGTGGCTCGGGGAGGGCGAGGAGGACGGGGTAACGCCAGATTCGCTTCTCCTACGCGCAGGGCCCCTTCGTTTGCCGAAAAAGGAGAACCGGGGGAAGAAAAGTGGCTGGTATTAGAGCTCAAGCTCTTGGCAGATGTTGGTCTAGTCGGGTTCCCGAATGCCGGAAAATCTACTCTGATTTCAAGACTTTCAGCGGCCCGGCCTAAGATCGCTGATTATCCGTTTACAACTCTGGTTCCAAATCTTGGAGTGGTGCGGATGCCGGACGGAGATGGCTTTGTTATCGCCGATATTCCGGGACTTATCGAAGGAGCACACCAAGGAGCAGGATTGGGACATGAGTTCCTGCGGCACATTGAAAGGACAAGGGTTCTGGTCTTCGTTTTGGACGTGGCTGAAACCGAGGGGCGCGACGTTTGTGACGATTTCCGTGTCTTGTTACACGAGCTCCAGCAGTACAACCTGGGACTGGCGTCTAGGCCCCGGATCTTAGCGGCCAACAAGATGGACATAGAAGCCGCGCCTGACAAGCTGGAAAAGCTGCGGCAGAGTTTCCCAGAGGAGGAGATTTTCCCGATTTCGGCGGTTACGGGTGAGGGGATAGAACCGCTTTTGCAGCGCTTGTACCACCTGGTCAGGGTAACACCGCTCCGGGAACCCCAGGAAAAAGAGAGGGTCATACACCGTTTTTATGAGGAAAAGCCTTTCCATATCGAAGTGGTCGACGGGGTGTTTGTAGTCACCGGGGACAGGATCGAAAAGCTGGTAGCTATGACCGATCTCAACAATGAAGAGGCTTTGGAGCGTTTCCAGCGTGTCGTCGAGAGAATGGGACTGGAAGAAGCTTTACGGGATAAAGGAATCAAACCGGGAGACCTGGTAAGGATCAGAGACTTCGAGTTCGAATATGTGGAGTAA
- the rpmA gene encoding 50S ribosomal protein L27, giving the protein MFKIDLQLFAHKKGVGSSRNGRDSESKRLGVKRFDGQVVRAGNILVRQRGTKIHPGNNVGIGGDDTLFALVDGYVKFERKGKDRKKVSVYPVDSLTM; this is encoded by the coding sequence GTGTTCAAGATTGACCTGCAATTGTTTGCTCATAAAAAGGGAGTGGGTAGTTCCCGTAATGGCCGTGACAGCGAATCCAAGCGGTTGGGTGTCAAGAGGTTTGACGGGCAGGTAGTCCGGGCTGGGAATATCCTGGTAAGACAACGCGGGACTAAGATCCATCCCGGCAATAACGTGGGCATCGGCGGAGACGATACCCTGTTTGCCCTGGTTGACGGGTACGTGAAGTTCGAGCGCAAAGGCAAGGACAGAAAGAAAGTCAGCGTTTATCCTGTAGACTCGCTTACGATGTAG
- the rplU gene encoding 50S ribosomal protein L21: MYAIIETGGKQYRVEPGKILTVEKLNADVGSQVDIETVLAAKNEAMFKVGQPYVQGARVRATVLEHGKGRKIVVFKYKPKKNYKKKQGHRQPFTRIRIDEIVF, translated from the coding sequence GTGTATGCTATTATTGAAACTGGGGGCAAGCAGTACCGCGTAGAACCTGGGAAGATTTTGACGGTGGAGAAGCTGAACGCGGATGTGGGCAGCCAGGTAGATATCGAGACGGTGCTTGCGGCCAAGAACGAAGCGATGTTCAAAGTAGGTCAGCCGTACGTACAGGGAGCAAGGGTCAGAGCAACGGTGCTCGAACATGGCAAGGGCAGAAAAATAGTAGTTTTCAAGTACAAGCCCAAAAAGAACTACAAGAAAAAGCAGGGCCATCGTCAGCCGTTTACAAGAATAAGGATCGACGAGATCGTATTTTGA